A genomic stretch from uncultured Cohaesibacter sp. includes:
- a CDS encoding efflux RND transporter periplasmic adaptor subunit — MMNDHSKDLKPSQTTEQAETPLAHEPAYPRTSAEKKARPSSLARWLRGAFKLILPVLVIAAGGFVAWQMVASKPDVNRRPASEKSYAVEIKPATPSALQPDIILYGTVSAARPVELRALVSGEVVWVNPQLQTGQIVKEGEALVRIDPFDYEGAVREAEANLREAEAQLRSSEVSLESDKVDLERLKEQLTLAQKDLDRAETLAASGSLTQQALETRRLTVSQRQQSVESRQFNLEVLASKIEQQKANLERLDWRLEQARRNLANTTLNAPYRGLVQSKSVELGRSVSGNDTLVSLYDPNEMDVRFTLSDAQYGRLTSEGAELIGRSIKVNWQLGEEVRTHEAAITRITPEVNAANGGIEVYARLEPDAGLRAGTFVELLVPDQVYENAISIPQAAIYGGDLVYVNEDGRMAPREVKVLAYLGDNALIDGTAFKPGAQIVTTRVAEAGPGLKLVVPALEKSPASSPEGGPESGTGSGAPETGSKRRASQ, encoded by the coding sequence ATGATGAACGATCATAGCAAAGACCTCAAGCCAAGCCAGACGACAGAGCAAGCTGAAACCCCGCTGGCCCATGAGCCTGCATATCCTCGGACCTCTGCGGAAAAGAAGGCACGGCCATCCTCTCTTGCACGCTGGCTTCGCGGTGCGTTCAAACTCATCCTGCCTGTTCTGGTGATTGCAGCTGGTGGCTTTGTTGCCTGGCAAATGGTGGCGTCAAAGCCTGATGTCAATCGGCGTCCCGCGAGCGAGAAGAGCTATGCGGTTGAAATCAAACCCGCAACGCCCTCTGCCCTTCAGCCAGATATCATTCTTTATGGCACGGTGTCCGCTGCTCGCCCGGTGGAGCTGCGCGCGCTGGTGAGCGGGGAAGTGGTCTGGGTCAATCCACAATTGCAGACAGGTCAGATCGTCAAGGAAGGGGAAGCGCTGGTGCGCATCGATCCCTTTGATTATGAGGGTGCCGTGCGTGAGGCCGAAGCCAATCTTCGGGAAGCAGAAGCGCAGCTGCGCTCCAGTGAAGTCTCCCTTGAAAGTGACAAGGTGGATTTGGAGCGGCTCAAGGAGCAACTGACACTGGCACAGAAAGATCTGGATAGGGCCGAAACGCTGGCGGCAAGCGGCAGCCTGACGCAACAGGCGCTTGAAACCCGCAGGCTGACAGTCTCCCAGAGGCAGCAGAGCGTGGAAAGCCGTCAGTTCAATCTCGAAGTGCTTGCCTCCAAGATTGAACAGCAAAAAGCCAATCTGGAGCGGCTCGACTGGCGGCTGGAGCAAGCGCGCCGCAACCTTGCCAACACCACTCTGAATGCACCCTACAGGGGTTTGGTACAGAGCAAATCTGTCGAGTTGGGCCGCTCGGTTTCGGGCAATGACACCCTTGTGTCCCTTTACGACCCCAACGAAATGGATGTGCGTTTCACCCTTTCTGACGCACAATATGGGCGCCTCACCTCTGAAGGGGCCGAACTGATAGGCCGAAGCATAAAGGTCAACTGGCAGCTTGGTGAGGAGGTTCGAACCCATGAGGCGGCCATCACGCGGATCACCCCAGAGGTGAATGCGGCCAACGGGGGGATCGAGGTCTATGCCCGGCTTGAGCCGGATGCCGGGCTGAGAGCTGGCACTTTCGTTGAGTTACTGGTGCCTGATCAGGTCTATGAAAATGCCATCTCCATTCCGCAGGCCGCGATTTATGGCGGCGATCTCGTTTATGTCAACGAAGACGGTCGTATGGCTCCAAGAGAGGTCAAGGTGCTGGCCTATCTTGGTGACAATGCTTTGATCGATGGCACGGCCTTCAAGCCGGGGGCCCAGATTGTTACCACCCGTGTTGCCGAAGCTGGCCCGGGATTGAAGCTCGTTGTGCCCGCCTTGGAAAAAAGCCCTGCAAGCAGCCCTGAAGGTGGCCCAGAAAGTGGAACGGGGAGTGGTGCGCCTGAAACAGGCTCCAAGAGGAGGGCATCCCAATGA
- a CDS encoding Hsp33 family molecular chaperone, giving the protein MTEQTNIVSPLDRVLPFQVDGLDVRGRMVHLNETVTGIIQRHDYPDAVNRLLAEAIALTSLLGSSLKFEGKFILQVQTKGAVNMLVVDYNAPDAVRAYVRFDEEALKQLIEKGETRPEQLLGEGHLVMTIDQGQYMNRYQGVVVLDGKSLEDAAHAYFMQSEQLPTRVRLAVTEMVSKQEDGPAKSEWIAGGLLVQYLPHSSEDIPHRDLHPGDHPDPDMQKTHHVTEVDAWRECEALVNTVDDHELTDPDVSAETLLYRLFHENGPRVFEAMPIFDRCTCSRERISEMFKNFDPEEMKDMVVDGKIEVTCEFCSAHYEFDPEDVAKTAKG; this is encoded by the coding sequence ATGACCGAACAAACCAATATCGTCTCTCCGCTGGACCGCGTCTTGCCTTTTCAGGTCGATGGATTGGACGTGCGCGGACGGATGGTCCATCTCAATGAGACCGTAACGGGGATCATTCAACGCCACGATTATCCAGATGCTGTCAACCGGCTTCTGGCGGAGGCCATTGCGCTGACCTCCCTTCTGGGCTCATCCCTGAAATTCGAGGGCAAGTTCATTCTGCAGGTCCAGACCAAGGGCGCGGTCAATATGCTTGTGGTGGACTATAATGCGCCGGACGCGGTGCGGGCCTATGTCCGCTTTGACGAAGAGGCCCTCAAGCAGTTGATTGAGAAGGGGGAAACGCGCCCCGAGCAGCTGCTGGGCGAGGGGCATCTGGTCATGACCATCGATCAGGGGCAATATATGAACCGCTATCAAGGTGTTGTCGTTCTTGATGGCAAAAGCCTTGAAGATGCCGCCCATGCCTATTTCATGCAGTCAGAGCAGTTGCCCACGCGGGTGCGCCTTGCTGTTACCGAGATGGTATCCAAGCAGGAAGACGGTCCGGCCAAAAGCGAATGGATCGCCGGAGGGTTGCTGGTGCAATATCTGCCGCATTCCTCAGAAGACATCCCCCATCGGGACCTGCACCCGGGCGACCATCCTGATCCGGACATGCAAAAGACCCACCACGTCACCGAGGTTGATGCATGGCGCGAATGCGAGGCGTTGGTCAATACCGTGGATGATCACGAACTGACCGACCCTGATGTTTCCGCAGAAACCCTGCTCTACAGGCTGTTTCATGAAAATGGGCCGCGGGTTTTTGAAGCCATGCCGATCTTTGATCGCTGCACATGCAGCCGTGAGCGGATCAGCGAGATGTTCAAGAATTTCGATCCCGAAGAAATGAAGGACATGGTCGTCGATGGCAAGATCGAGGTGACATGCGAATTCTGCAGCGCTCACTATGAGTTTGATCCCGAGGACGTTGCCAAAACCGCCAAGGGGTAA
- a CDS encoding GcrA family cell cycle regulator codes for MSWTDERVELLKKLWAEGLSASQVASELGGVTRNAVIGKVHRLGLSGRAKTTTTAPRPRRPRNQTSRPARTSSTSTAAPSVGATALKVETQPQSAPQPKAVKNPEADPVVVPISKRASILTLTENTCKWPIGDPGDTDFHFCGHKSESGSPYCKYHSEIAYNTGADRRRSKKAS; via the coding sequence ATGTCTTGGACTGACGAACGTGTTGAACTACTAAAAAAACTTTGGGCCGAAGGCCTGAGTGCCAGCCAGGTGGCGTCTGAGCTTGGCGGCGTGACGCGTAACGCGGTTATTGGCAAGGTGCACAGACTGGGACTTTCCGGTCGCGCCAAAACAACGACAACAGCACCGCGCCCTCGGCGTCCTCGCAACCAGACCAGTCGTCCCGCTCGGACAAGCAGCACCTCAACCGCTGCGCCAAGCGTAGGAGCAACGGCTCTCAAGGTCGAAACCCAGCCACAATCGGCTCCCCAGCCGAAAGCGGTCAAAAATCCCGAGGCGGACCCCGTCGTCGTTCCTATTTCCAAGCGCGCGTCGATCCTTACCTTGACGGAAAATACCTGCAAATGGCCAATCGGCGATCCGGGTGATACAGATTTCCATTTCTGTGGCCATAAATCCGAGTCCGGTTCCCCCTATTGCAAGTATCATTCCGAAATCGCCTACAATACCGGCGCAGATCGTCGGCGCTCGAAGAAAGCAAGCTAA
- a CDS encoding Hsp20 family protein, with translation MSRMSAFSSPFLLGFDEVERVLDRVAKGANEGYPPYNIERLDPTESKLLEGNGGSGDVLRITLAVAGFTRDQLDVTLEESQLVIRGRQVDDQSRQYLHRGIAARQFQRSFVLAEGIEILGAELKDGLLSIDLARPEPEKVVRKIAIDVKE, from the coding sequence ATGTCTCGAATGTCTGCTTTTTCAAGCCCTTTTCTCCTTGGCTTTGACGAAGTCGAGCGTGTGCTTGACCGTGTCGCCAAAGGTGCCAATGAGGGCTACCCTCCTTACAATATTGAAAGACTGGACCCCACTGAGAGCAAATTGCTCGAAGGAAATGGCGGAAGCGGAGATGTCTTGCGCATCACCCTTGCCGTGGCCGGCTTCACTCGCGATCAGCTCGATGTGACACTGGAAGAAAGCCAGCTTGTCATTCGCGGTCGCCAGGTGGATGACCAGAGCCGCCAGTATCTTCACCGTGGTATCGCAGCCCGACAGTTCCAGCGCTCCTTTGTGCTGGCTGAAGGCATAGAAATTCTTGGTGCCGAACTGAAAGATGGTCTGTTATCCATCGATCTGGCTCGGCCGGAACCTGAGAAAGTCGTCCGCAAGATTGCTATCGACGTAAAAGAGTAA
- a CDS encoding aspartate aminotransferase family protein produces MTQSSLYASYARANLEFEKGEGAWLTTRDERRFLDFAAGIAVNSLGHAHPHLVQALKDQADKLWHVSNLYDIPGQAKLAERLCAATFADKVFFTNSGAEAVECAVKTARRYQYDKGAPERFTILTFEGAFHGRTLATIAAGGQAKYLEGFGPKAPGFESLPALDIELVKQSINEATAGILLEPIQGEGGIREFEPSFLKALRNLCDETDILLILDEVQTGVGRTGHLFAYQEAGIEPDIMAIAKGIGGGFPMGACLATEEVAAVMVPGTHGSTYGGNPLAMAVGNAVLDVVLEEGFLDNVAKTGLVLKQSLAGLVDAYPDFVEEIRGRGLLLGLKLKIPPADLVAELRKEGLLTVGAGDNVLRLAPPLTIGQEEIDFALQALERAFNNMRAAKADSQ; encoded by the coding sequence ATGACGCAATCTTCGCTGTATGCCTCATATGCAAGAGCCAACCTCGAATTCGAAAAGGGAGAAGGCGCCTGGCTTACGACGCGAGATGAGCGACGCTTTCTTGATTTTGCTGCAGGAATTGCGGTGAATAGCCTCGGGCATGCCCATCCGCATCTCGTGCAAGCCCTGAAAGATCAGGCCGATAAGCTTTGGCATGTTTCAAACTTGTATGACATTCCAGGGCAGGCCAAACTGGCTGAGCGTCTTTGTGCTGCAACCTTTGCCGACAAGGTCTTTTTCACAAATTCCGGTGCAGAAGCCGTCGAATGTGCGGTAAAAACCGCAAGGCGCTATCAGTATGATAAGGGCGCTCCGGAGCGGTTTACGATCCTCACATTTGAAGGGGCGTTTCACGGACGGACGCTGGCCACGATCGCTGCGGGCGGTCAGGCCAAATATCTCGAAGGGTTCGGACCCAAAGCGCCGGGCTTTGAGAGTTTGCCAGCTCTGGATATCGAATTGGTGAAACAATCGATCAATGAGGCCACCGCCGGCATTCTGCTTGAGCCAATTCAGGGCGAGGGCGGCATTCGGGAATTCGAGCCATCCTTCCTGAAAGCTCTGAGGAATTTGTGCGATGAAACCGACATCCTGTTAATTCTTGACGAAGTGCAGACGGGTGTAGGCCGTACCGGTCATCTGTTCGCTTATCAGGAGGCTGGCATCGAGCCGGACATCATGGCTATTGCCAAGGGCATTGGCGGCGGTTTCCCCATGGGAGCCTGTCTGGCAACAGAAGAGGTTGCAGCGGTAATGGTCCCCGGGACACATGGTTCAACTTACGGTGGCAATCCGCTTGCCATGGCCGTGGGCAATGCCGTGCTTGATGTGGTTCTGGAAGAGGGGTTTCTGGACAATGTTGCAAAAACAGGCTTAGTTTTGAAGCAAAGCCTTGCGGGATTGGTGGATGCCTATCCGGATTTCGTTGAAGAGATAAGGGGGCGGGGATTGCTTCTTGGCCTCAAACTGAAAATACCGCCAGCCGATCTGGTTGCCGAACTCCGCAAGGAAGGTCTTTTGACCGTGGGGGCTGGTGACAATGTCTTGCGGTTGGCTCCGCCTCTGACCATTGGTCAGGAAGAAATAGATTTTGCACTCCAGGCCTTGGAGCGGGCGTTCAATAACATGCGTGCTGCAAAGGCAGACAGTCAATAA
- the argF gene encoding ornithine carbamoyltransferase produces MSNNATRHFVDLETQKTEDLKTILATAHKIKDARKTKRRTDMLEDKVIALVFDKPSTRTRVSFDVGVRELGGTPLMLTGAEMQLGRGESIPDTARVLSRFVDGIMIRMLDHEAVAELADYATVPVINGLTYYSHPCQIMADIMTYEEHRGSLEGKTVTWVGDYNNVLASWLHAAEHFDFTMRIAIPEELMTDFSVIDRLRERGVRIELCNSAEDAASQSDLIITDTWVSMGDEDAEHRHNLLKPYQVNTKLMELAKDDALFMHCLPAHRGEEVTDEVIDGPQSVVFDEAENRLHAQKGVMAWCFRKAIGDE; encoded by the coding sequence ATGTCGAATAATGCCACGCGCCATTTCGTCGATTTGGAGACGCAGAAGACCGAAGATCTGAAGACTATTCTGGCCACCGCGCACAAGATCAAGGATGCGCGCAAAACCAAGCGCCGGACTGACATGCTCGAAGACAAGGTGATCGCCCTTGTCTTCGATAAGCCGTCTACGCGCACGCGCGTCTCTTTTGATGTTGGTGTGCGAGAGCTGGGCGGAACGCCGTTGATGCTGACCGGCGCAGAAATGCAGCTGGGGCGTGGCGAAAGCATCCCCGATACGGCCCGCGTACTGTCCCGCTTTGTCGATGGCATCATGATCCGTATGCTTGATCACGAAGCCGTGGCCGAGTTGGCTGACTATGCGACTGTTCCGGTCATCAATGGTCTGACCTATTATTCGCATCCCTGCCAGATCATGGCGGACATCATGACATATGAGGAGCATCGCGGCTCGCTTGAAGGCAAGACCGTCACTTGGGTGGGCGACTATAACAATGTGCTGGCATCCTGGCTTCACGCTGCCGAGCATTTTGATTTCACCATGCGGATTGCTATCCCGGAAGAGCTGATGACCGACTTCTCGGTCATTGATCGCCTGCGCGAACGCGGAGTGCGCATCGAATTGTGCAATAGCGCAGAAGATGCCGCCAGCCAATCCGACCTCATTATCACCGATACATGGGTCTCGATGGGCGATGAAGATGCAGAGCATCGCCATAATCTCTTGAAACCTTATCAGGTCAACACCAAATTGATGGAGCTTGCCAAGGATGATGCTCTGTTCATGCATTGCCTGCCTGCCCATCGGGGCGAGGAAGTGACGGACGAAGTGATCGACGGACCGCAATCTGTGGTGTTCGACGAAGCAGAAAACCGTTTGCATGCGCAAAAGGGCGTGATGGCTTGGTGTTTCCGCAAGGCCATCGGCGACGAATAA